Proteins from a single region of Desulfolutivibrio sulfoxidireducens:
- a CDS encoding selenium metabolism-associated LysR family transcriptional regulator has protein sequence MDIRRLQAFCKVYELKSFSRAGEELLLSQPTVSAHIMALESELGTRLFDRMGRTVLPTPAACVLYRYSLEAFDRLENARTEIFALTQRVSGELSIGGSTIPAHYILPGVVAAFRARYPDVAIDLTVGDTQEITERVADGQLSLGVVGAAMDHPDVVCELLMEDELVCIAPPALELPPRSTGEGVFDAEFLRLLPWVIREQGSGTRRAFENSLRQQGMDIRELRVSIMAHSTLAVLQCVKAGLGVSVTSRLACDGAIERGEIRQVEMPGLSIVRGYYRVHHAKRHIFPAMRRFLEILSS, from the coding sequence ATGGATATTAGGCGGCTCCAGGCCTTTTGCAAGGTCTATGAACTCAAAAGCTTTTCCCGGGCCGGGGAAGAGCTTCTGTTGTCCCAGCCCACGGTCAGCGCGCATATCATGGCCCTGGAAAGTGAACTCGGCACGCGCCTTTTCGATCGCATGGGGCGTACCGTCCTGCCGACGCCGGCCGCCTGCGTCTTGTACCGGTATTCCCTTGAGGCCTTTGATCGCCTGGAGAACGCCCGCACGGAGATCTTCGCGTTGACGCAACGCGTGTCCGGGGAACTGTCCATCGGCGGCAGCACCATTCCCGCGCATTATATTTTGCCGGGCGTGGTGGCCGCGTTTCGGGCCAGATATCCCGATGTGGCCATCGATCTGACCGTCGGAGACACCCAGGAGATCACCGAACGGGTCGCCGACGGGCAGTTGAGCCTGGGTGTCGTCGGAGCGGCCATGGATCATCCGGATGTGGTCTGCGAACTGCTCATGGAGGACGAACTCGTCTGCATCGCCCCGCCGGCACTGGAACTGCCGCCCCGGTCCACCGGGGAGGGGGTGTTCGATGCCGAATTCCTGCGGCTTTTGCCGTGGGTCATCCGGGAACAGGGCTCGGGAACCCGGCGGGCTTTCGAGAACTCCCTGCGGCAGCAGGGCATGGACATCCGCGAGTTGCGGGTGAGTATCATGGCCCATTCGACCCTGGCCGTGCTGCAGTGCGTCAAGGCCGGACTTGGGGTTTCGGTGACGTCACGGCTGGCCTGCGATGGGGCCATCGAGCGCGGAGAGATTCGCCAAGTGGAGATGCCCGGGCTGTCCATCGTCCGGGGCTATTACCGGGTGCACCACGCCAAGCGGCACATCTTTCCGGCCATGCGCCGCTTTTTGGAAATCCTGTCGTCCTGA
- a CDS encoding sensor histidine kinase — MPKPEDATRPLSAPETLSGLPSDAFIIERARLDAVARRIHRKMDDYGAYGFTSHQSISLNVFFDLAQEFPDLEDLYAICLLIPRMFFEVDCDLFILDSKDGVLKRCAYRCLTLPLTEAPEVIFSEKPLIRDNYFFLPIKGNHDLISQLPFTPRGDIIGVLCIHPANKLDEHDRLFFERYANRFGYQLHNRIINNKNKEHIQFIRSLVKDIGHNVIVPNIYFKLYYKRLHSKIDLLNILERKLERFLRKTKDVLGPLYGDGEVLLRDIEYIRDGMDDQYKQIYNHYMHTSLFLETLLRRSHFEEGRYVLEKRVCNFKTQVIDPQLERYRPRLIERGVEIDTSLGGVPDAEIEAVADVGLMSQVYANLFSNVVKYAREVADPGKGRTRKFMSYGWEVMPDFFGPDRDGIKLNVFSSGPPMEMETARRLFEEGFRADNAKSEYGTGHGLYFIREVVRLHGGLEGYEPTPLGNNFYFILPKEPEPSRAMSCVLPEHPGPRVPAADDGIEGSLHTPTP, encoded by the coding sequence ATGCCAAAGCCCGAGGACGCCACCCGGCCGTTGTCCGCACCGGAGACCCTCTCCGGACTGCCCTCGGACGCCTTCATCATCGAACGTGCCCGGCTCGATGCCGTGGCCCGGCGCATCCATCGGAAAATGGATGACTACGGCGCCTACGGTTTCACCTCCCACCAAAGCATTTCCCTGAACGTCTTTTTCGATCTGGCCCAGGAGTTCCCCGACCTCGAGGATCTCTACGCCATCTGTCTGCTCATCCCCCGCATGTTCTTCGAGGTGGACTGCGACCTGTTTATCCTCGACAGCAAGGACGGGGTCCTCAAACGGTGCGCCTACCGTTGCCTCACCCTGCCGTTGACCGAGGCCCCGGAAGTGATTTTTTCGGAAAAGCCTTTGATCCGGGATAACTATTTCTTTTTGCCCATAAAGGGCAACCATGACCTCATAAGCCAACTCCCGTTCACACCTCGCGGCGACATAATCGGTGTGCTGTGCATCCATCCGGCCAACAAGCTGGACGAGCACGACCGGCTGTTTTTCGAGCGCTACGCCAACAGGTTCGGATACCAGCTTCATAATCGCATCATCAACAATAAAAACAAGGAACACATTCAGTTTATTCGCAGTCTTGTAAAGGATATCGGGCATAACGTGATAGTCCCGAATATCTACTTCAAGCTGTATTATAAGCGTTTGCACTCCAAGATTGACCTCCTGAACATTCTCGAGCGCAAGCTTGAGCGTTTCCTGCGAAAGACAAAGGATGTCCTTGGCCCTCTTTATGGCGACGGTGAGGTCTTGCTGCGGGATATTGAATACATTCGCGATGGAATGGATGACCAATATAAGCAGATTTATAACCATTACATGCATACCAGCCTGTTTTTGGAAACCCTCCTGCGCCGCAGCCATTTCGAGGAAGGACGCTACGTGCTTGAAAAGCGGGTATGCAACTTCAAGACCCAGGTCATCGATCCGCAACTCGAGCGCTACCGGCCGCGTCTGATCGAGCGCGGGGTCGAAATCGACACCTCCCTGGGCGGCGTGCCCGACGCCGAGATCGAGGCCGTGGCCGATGTGGGCCTGATGAGCCAGGTCTATGCCAACCTCTTTTCCAATGTGGTCAAATACGCCCGGGAAGTGGCCGATCCCGGCAAGGGGCGCACGCGAAAATTCATGTCCTATGGCTGGGAGGTCATGCCGGATTTTTTTGGACCGGACCGTGACGGGATCAAGCTCAACGTGTTCAGCTCCGGACCGCCCATGGAGATGGAGACAGCCAGGCGCCTTTTCGAGGAGGGCTTTCGGGCCGACAACGCAAAGAGCGAATACGGCACCGGCCATGGCCTGTATTTCATCCGCGAGGTGGTCCGCCTGCACGGCGGTCTCGAGGGCTATGAGCCAACTCCCCTCGGAAACAATTTTTATTTCATCCTGCCCAAGGAACCGGAACCCTCCCGGGCCATGTCCTGTGTGCTCCCGGAACATCCCGGACCGCGTGTCCCGGCCGCCGATGACGGGATCGAGGGTTCCCTGCATACCCCCACGCCATGA
- a CDS encoding substrate-binding domain-containing protein, whose protein sequence is MKPLVAVTAVLLALCSGIGIAQAAEKVLMMATTTSTDNTGLLPVLADAFQKDTGIELRWTAVGTGKALELGKNCDVDVLLVHAPKAEMEFVEAGNGLGRTEVMFNDFVIIGPQADPAKIKGKTTSEALGAIAAAKAPFISRGDDSGTHKMELSLWKAAGTAMPDKEAWYVQAGQGMLSTIVMAGERNGYTLTDRATYFTYEAKGAPALVVLVEGDKPLLNQYSVIVVNPEKCKAVKADLAKQFSDWLASPKGQKVVADFKTDGKQLFTPNARK, encoded by the coding sequence ATGAAACCACTCGTCGCCGTAACCGCCGTCCTCCTGGCGCTGTGCTCCGGAATCGGCATCGCCCAGGCCGCCGAAAAGGTCCTGATGATGGCCACCACCACCAGCACCGACAATACCGGCCTCTTGCCCGTCCTGGCCGATGCCTTCCAAAAAGACACCGGCATCGAACTGCGCTGGACCGCCGTGGGTACCGGAAAGGCCCTGGAACTCGGCAAAAACTGTGACGTGGACGTGCTTTTGGTCCACGCCCCCAAGGCCGAAATGGAATTCGTCGAGGCCGGCAACGGACTGGGCCGCACCGAGGTCATGTTCAACGACTTCGTGATCATCGGACCCCAGGCCGATCCAGCCAAAATCAAGGGAAAAACCACCTCGGAGGCCCTTGGGGCCATCGCCGCCGCCAAGGCCCCCTTCATCAGCCGGGGCGACGACTCCGGGACCCATAAAATGGAACTCTCCCTGTGGAAGGCCGCCGGAACCGCCATGCCCGACAAGGAGGCCTGGTACGTCCAGGCCGGTCAGGGCATGCTGTCCACTATCGTCATGGCCGGGGAACGCAACGGCTATACCCTGACCGACCGGGCCACCTACTTCACCTACGAGGCCAAGGGCGCCCCAGCCCTGGTGGTCCTGGTCGAGGGCGACAAACCCCTGCTCAACCAGTACAGCGTGATCGTGGTCAATCCGGAGAAGTGCAAGGCCGTCAAGGCCGACCTGGCCAAACAGTTCAGCGACTGGCTGGCCTCGCCCAAAGGACAAAAAGTCGTGGCCGACTTCAAAACCGACGGCAAACAGTTGTTTACTCCCAACGCCAGGAAATAA
- a CDS encoding ABC transporter permease has protein sequence MDYILDGLRQALVLLFTGDPQTYSAVRVTAITSLLAIAAAMVLGVFPGFLLGYADFPGKRAARTFVDSMLSFPTVVIGLLVYAFVSRRGPLGDLELLYSVSGMAIGLTILGLPIVTALTASAVEHLDVRLKPTLLTMGAAPWQVVATTLWEIRFGIMLAAMAAFGRIVSEVGIAMIVGGNIKWHTRTITTAIALETSKGEFAMGIALGLVLMVVAFAVNISVSAFRRISEK, from the coding sequence GTGGACTATATTCTTGATGGCTTGCGGCAGGCCCTGGTGCTGCTTTTTACCGGCGATCCCCAGACCTATTCCGCGGTCAGGGTCACGGCGATCACCTCCCTGCTGGCCATCGCCGCCGCCATGGTCCTCGGGGTCTTCCCGGGGTTCTTGCTCGGATACGCGGACTTCCCGGGAAAACGCGCCGCCAGGACCTTCGTGGACAGCATGCTGTCCTTCCCCACCGTGGTCATCGGCCTTCTGGTCTACGCCTTCGTCTCCAGACGCGGCCCCCTGGGGGATCTGGAACTGCTGTATTCCGTCTCGGGCATGGCCATCGGCCTGACCATCCTCGGCCTGCCCATCGTCACGGCCCTGACCGCCTCGGCCGTGGAGCATCTCGATGTACGGCTCAAACCGACCCTGCTCACCATGGGCGCCGCGCCCTGGCAGGTGGTGGCGACCACCCTGTGGGAGATACGCTTCGGCATCATGCTCGCGGCCATGGCCGCCTTCGGACGCATCGTCTCCGAGGTCGGCATTGCCATGATCGTGGGCGGCAACATCAAATGGCACACCCGGACCATCACCACGGCCATCGCCCTGGAGACCTCCAAGGGGGAATTCGCCATGGGCATCGCCCTGGGGCTGGTGCTCATGGTGGTGGCCTTCGCGGTCAACATTTCCGTCTCGGCCTTCCGGAGAATCTCGGAAAAATGA
- a CDS encoding energy-coupling factor ABC transporter ATP-binding protein, protein MNSPLIVLRDVLQAHGGRTVLDVPFLAVEKGAIVGITGPNGSGKTTLLRILAFLDRPLRGEVLFAGKPASGREGELRKVVTLLVQNPYLLRRSVRANVAYGLKIRGARDLRKKTDRALAAVGLDPRIFADRSRHELSGGEAQRVALASRLAFEPKVLLLDEPTASLDGESAGLVRKAARDARDRLGATLVVVSHDIRWLREICDQMVTMENGRLTG, encoded by the coding sequence ATGAACTCACCGCTCATCGTCTTGCGTGACGTGCTTCAGGCCCACGGCGGACGCACGGTCCTCGACGTCCCGTTCCTGGCTGTGGAGAAGGGGGCCATCGTCGGCATAACCGGCCCAAACGGCAGCGGCAAGACCACGCTTTTGCGCATTCTGGCCTTTCTCGATCGGCCCCTGCGGGGCGAGGTCCTTTTTGCCGGAAAGCCCGCCTCGGGCCGGGAAGGGGAGTTGCGAAAGGTCGTCACCCTCCTGGTCCAAAACCCCTACCTCCTGCGCCGTAGCGTCCGGGCCAACGTGGCCTACGGACTCAAGATACGCGGGGCCCGTGACCTCCGGAAAAAGACCGACCGGGCCTTGGCCGCCGTGGGACTCGATCCCCGTATCTTCGCCGACCGTTCCCGCCACGAACTCTCCGGCGGCGAGGCCCAGCGCGTGGCCCTGGCCTCCCGGCTGGCCTTCGAGCCAAAGGTCCTGCTGCTCGACGAGCCCACCGCCAGCCTGGATGGCGAGTCCGCCGGGCTTGTCCGCAAGGCCGCACGCGATGCCCGGGACCGGCTCGGGGCCACCCTGGTGGTGGTCAGTCACGACATCCGCTGGCTGCGGGAAATCTGCGACCAGATGGTAACTATGGAAAACGGCAGGCTGACAGGGTAG
- a CDS encoding flagellin → MSLVINHNLMAMNATRNLNTAYSALATSTSRLSSGLRITTAADDAAGLAVRELMRADIASLNQGVRNANDAISLIQTADGALGIIDEKLIRMKELAEQAATGTYTSDQRLIIDSEYQAMASEITRIANATDFNGIYLLNGNLSSATHDGSGLVSTGKLKVHFGPANESAEDYYYIQIDTATASAFGLGMAAGNSISTQALAQAALDQINDAIISKDKIRANLGALQNRLENTISNLEIQAENLQAAESQISDVDVATEMTEFVRQQILTQAAVAMLSQANSLPQMALQLMG, encoded by the coding sequence ATGTCCTTGGTCATCAATCACAACTTGATGGCGATGAACGCCACCCGGAATCTGAACACGGCCTATTCGGCCCTGGCCACGTCCACCAGCCGGCTGTCCTCGGGCCTGCGCATCACCACCGCGGCCGATGACGCCGCCGGCCTGGCGGTCCGCGAGCTCATGCGCGCCGACATTGCCTCCCTCAACCAAGGCGTGCGCAACGCCAACGACGCCATCTCCCTGATCCAGACCGCCGACGGCGCCCTGGGCATCATCGATGAGAAGCTCATCCGCATGAAGGAGCTCGCCGAACAGGCGGCCACCGGTACCTACACCTCGGATCAGCGTCTGATCATCGACTCCGAATACCAGGCCATGGCCTCGGAAATCACCCGAATCGCCAACGCCACGGACTTCAACGGCATCTACCTCTTAAACGGCAACCTTTCCTCCGCCACCCACGACGGATCCGGGCTGGTCTCCACCGGCAAGCTCAAGGTCCACTTCGGCCCGGCCAACGAAAGCGCCGAGGACTACTACTACATCCAGATCGACACGGCCACGGCCTCGGCCTTTGGCCTCGGTATGGCCGCGGGCAACAGCATCTCGACCCAGGCGTTGGCCCAGGCGGCCCTGGATCAGATCAACGACGCCATCATCTCCAAGGACAAGATCCGGGCCAACCTGGGCGCCCTGCAAAACCGCCTGGAAAACACCATCTCCAACCTGGAGATCCAGGCCGAAAACCTGCAGGCCGCCGAGTCCCAGATCTCGGACGTGGATGTGGCCACGGAAATGACCGAGTTCGTGCGCCAGCAGATCCTGACCCAGGCGGCCGTGGCCATGCTCTCCCAGGCCAACTCCCTGCCGCAGATGGCCTTGCAGCTCATGGGCTAA
- a CDS encoding molybdopterin-guanine dinucleotide biosynthesis protein MobB encodes MKAIQIVGYKKTGKTSLALGLTAALKVRGHAVAAAKFTHNPSLDKVDSDTGRLGAFCGAVAAFTPSESAVFWTKPRSFHEVLPLLDAEVLVVEGGKEMACMPRILTLRDPAEAEELGAGLAVATFGPVTAPGLLALREVEDVADLVLAGGFLLPNLNCGTCGEASCAAMAARIVAGDAVLGDCKATGGALRITINGIPLAAKPFVEDIISASLKAMLAQLKGYAPGRIELTLDA; translated from the coding sequence GTGAAAGCGATACAGATCGTCGGATATAAAAAAACCGGGAAAACCTCCCTGGCCCTGGGCTTGACCGCCGCCCTCAAGGTGCGCGGCCATGCGGTGGCCGCCGCCAAATTCACCCACAATCCCTCTCTGGACAAGGTGGATTCGGACACCGGCCGCCTGGGCGCCTTCTGTGGCGCCGTGGCCGCCTTCACCCCGTCCGAAAGCGCGGTCTTCTGGACGAAACCAAGGTCGTTCCATGAGGTCCTGCCCTTGCTCGATGCCGAGGTGCTGGTGGTCGAGGGCGGCAAGGAAATGGCCTGCATGCCCCGAATCCTGACTCTGCGCGATCCCGCCGAGGCCGAGGAACTGGGCGCGGGCCTGGCCGTGGCCACCTTCGGACCGGTCACCGCTCCGGGCCTTTTGGCCCTGCGCGAGGTGGAGGACGTGGCCGACCTGGTCCTGGCCGGGGGGTTCCTGCTCCCGAATCTCAATTGCGGGACCTGCGGCGAGGCCTCCTGCGCCGCCATGGCCGCCCGCATCGTGGCCGGAGACGCGGTTTTGGGAGACTGCAAGGCCACAGGAGGCGCCTTGCGCATCACCATAAACGGCATCCCCTTGGCCGCGAAGCCCTTTGTGGAGGATATCATCTCCGCCAGCCTCAAGGCCATGTTGGCCCAGCTCAAAGGATACGCCCCAGGCCGCATTGAACTCACCCTGGATGCGTGA
- a CDS encoding PqqD family protein: protein MSFFRKKQAPSGGMTRERALAFVPVKNVAVRQEITADGLVRLFYPVTVRPAFSGMLRRIGLWDGRPSTKTLELDRMGAATWELVDGKASAREVAAAFAARYSLGSREAEIAVAAFLRELGRRGVIGFREPEA from the coding sequence ATGTCGTTTTTTAGGAAAAAACAGGCCCCCTCCGGGGGCATGACCCGGGAGCGGGCCCTGGCCTTCGTGCCGGTGAAAAACGTGGCCGTGCGCCAGGAGATCACGGCCGACGGCCTTGTCCGGCTTTTCTATCCGGTGACCGTGCGGCCCGCCTTTTCCGGGATGCTCAGGCGCATTGGCCTGTGGGACGGCAGACCCTCGACCAAGACCCTGGAACTGGACCGGATGGGGGCCGCGACCTGGGAGCTCGTGGATGGAAAGGCCTCGGCGCGGGAGGTGGCGGCGGCCTTTGCCGCGCGCTACTCCCTTGGGAGCCGTGAGGCCGAGATAGCCGTGGCCGCGTTTTTGCGCGAACTCGGCCGCCGGGGGGTGATCGGTTTCCGTGAGCCGGAGGCCTGA
- a CDS encoding purine-nucleoside phosphorylase, which yields MQNPSDVKRAALHVAQTMPPLGPAPVGMVLGTGLGALADGLTDAWSMQYADIPGFPRSTVESHAGRLMRGRLHGRDVVLLCGRFHLYEGITPAQACMGVRLLGELGVARLILTNAAGGLSPLFRTGSLMAITDHINMTGQSPLTGANHDAWGPRFPDMSRVYSPRLLALAHKTALGLGIRLEQGIYAGLPGPQLETPAETRALRILGADAVGMSTVMEAVAARHMGLEILGLSCITNVNLPDCMAETSLEQVIAAAGAAEKTLRALIAAILADPDL from the coding sequence ATGCAAAATCCATCCGATGTAAAGCGCGCCGCGCTCCATGTGGCCCAAACCATGCCGCCTTTGGGGCCGGCCCCGGTGGGCATGGTCCTGGGAACGGGCCTGGGGGCCCTGGCCGACGGCCTGACCGACGCATGGTCCATGCAGTACGCCGACATCCCTGGTTTTCCCCGGTCCACGGTGGAAAGCCACGCCGGACGGCTGATGCGCGGGCGGCTGCACGGCCGCGACGTGGTCCTGCTGTGCGGCCGGTTCCACCTCTACGAGGGCATAACCCCGGCCCAGGCCTGCATGGGCGTGCGGCTTCTCGGGGAACTGGGCGTGGCCCGGCTGATCCTGACCAACGCGGCCGGGGGCCTTTCTCCGCTTTTCCGGACCGGGTCGCTCATGGCCATCACCGACCACATCAACATGACCGGACAAAGCCCGCTCACCGGCGCAAACCACGACGCCTGGGGGCCGCGTTTTCCGGACATGTCCCGGGTCTATTCCCCACGCCTTCTGGCCCTGGCTCATAAAACGGCCCTTGGGCTGGGCATCCGCCTGGAACAGGGGATCTACGCCGGCCTGCCCGGTCCGCAACTCGAGACCCCGGCCGAGACCAGGGCGCTACGCATCCTCGGGGCCGACGCCGTGGGCATGTCCACGGTCATGGAGGCCGTGGCCGCGCGACACATGGGCCTGGAGATCTTGGGCCTGTCGTGCATAACCAACGTCAACCTTCCGGACTGCATGGCCGAAACCAGCCTGGAGCAGGTCATCGCGGCCGCCGGGGCGGCCGAAAAGACCTTGCGCGCCCTGATCGCGGCCATCCTGGCCGATCCGGACCTGTAA